The window GGGTGTACTTAGAGAttaaagttttatttaaaaaatatctaCGCCTAAATAGTCATTTTATATTATAAACAAATAAGTTATTtcatgttaaaattttaaatgaggTGTAGTCAACAATTGTAGAGTGTCAATAAAACAAtcctaattttttcttttatgacttatatgtttttaagGGGCAATTAGCACAAATGATCAGTTTTTGACATTTGGTTGCAGAAATTATCAGGTGTTATGTCATTATAGTGTGATCGTTGTGTCATCGTTGTGTGGtagtaaataaaaaattatcattTATGGAACCAAATGTTATGCTAATTGTCTTTGTTTTGCTAAGATATGTTTTGTTTATATAGGGAAAATTTATAACAACACATTATATTCAATGCAACTTGTATTTCAATCGAGTTTAAGCTCACTTGGGTTAAGTTAGAGTTGCCAAACTTTATTGAGCTCCATCATGAAAtacattattttgaaaaaaaattcataagttcAACTAAATAACGTGAATACTAATTCaaactaaattttaaaaattataacaaaAGTTTGATTCTTGCTATTCTCTTCAACATATTTTGCAACGTCAGAAATAGAGACTAGCCCAGCCCATTTGCCCATCTGTGTGTGTTTACCTCACATGCTTGGGAAAGATAAAATTCTTATGCCCACAAAAAGGATATGGTTGCCTACCTTATCTCTCGCTTACATGGTACCAATTGTGAGGTTCTAGGTTGCCCAAAAGATAACATGGCCCATACAAGACTTCGTTAGATAACAAAAAACAACTCACCATGAAACAAAAGTTACAGCTTGAAGATGTCGACAGAGAACTTGAAATCATCAAGGATGTGGCACAAGCTTGGTACAGCCACTCCGGCAACTCCCGGCCCATGTCCGAATTTGATGCCCACCGGAGAAACTACAAAGGTAAGTCACCGTCCCGGTTGAAGCTTGAAGCAATGAGAAAATCATCATCAGCTAGTGCACATCAGAGTGGTTATGAAAAATGGGATTTTGGGCAGTCACTATGGGATGCTTATGAGATTGTTGCCGTGTCGAAA is drawn from Malus domestica chromosome 14, GDT2T_hap1 and contains these coding sequences:
- the LOC103424471 gene encoding uncharacterized protein, yielding MKQKLQLEDVDRELEIIKDVAQAWYSHSGNSRPMSEFDAHRRNYKGKSPSRLKLEAMRKSSSASAHQSGYEKWDFGQSLWDAYEIVAVSKRLETGLVLDELESSARVHRRRRESKQSLIRSFFNTMFSRRFNEADIPPDEDT